A section of the Salvelinus fontinalis isolate EN_2023a chromosome 33, ASM2944872v1, whole genome shotgun sequence genome encodes:
- the LOC129832553 gene encoding olfactory receptor 52E4-like: MDNNMSFPSHILQIQGFEFSQTFMYPMFFSILFVYLSLLVSNIGVLIVIIKERNLHQPMYILFCNLSVNDLIGNTVLLPRLMADIVSTERFITYSQCVTQAFFSHTFGSASHMILIIMAFDRYVAICYPLRYTSIMTTKTLVMLSVSAWGASLVLVSVLLGLTIRLSRCRSIILNVYCDNASLFKLSCENVSINNIYGLFFTVLLFTSSMGSIAVTYIRIAVICWTKKSKELNNRALQTCASHLVVYLIMLWSGFLTIILHRFPDYPYLRKLASVLFHVVPAHLNPIIYGLQTKSLRQKIMQILCRKVTHS, encoded by the coding sequence ATGGACAACAACATGTCATTTCCAAGCCATATCCTTCAAATCCAGGGTTTTGAATTCTCACAGACATTCATGTATCCCATGTTTTTCTCCATACTGTTTGTTTATCTCTCCCTCCTTGTGTCTAACATTGGTGTCCTGATAGTCATCATCAAGGAAAGAAATTTGCACCAACCAATGTACATCCTCTTCTGTAACCTGTCTGTAAATGATCTGATTGGTAACACTGTCTTGTTGCCTCGCCTCATGGCTGATATTGTTTCAACTGAGAGGTTTATCACGTACAGCCAATGTGTTACTCAGGCCTTTTTCAGTCACACGTTTGGATCAGCCTCACATATGATACTGATCATTATGGCCTTTGACAGATATGTGGCCATATGTTACCCGTTAAGGTACACATCAATAATGACAACCAAAACTCTAGTTATGCTgtctgtgtctgcttggggggctTCCCTTGTGTTAGTGTCTGTCCTACTGGGTCTCACCATAAGGCTTTCCCGCTGCAGGTCAATCATTCTAAATGTTTATTGTGACAATGCGTCATTGTTCAAGCTATCCTGTGAGAACGTTTCAATCAACAACATTTATGGACTTTTTTTCACAGTTCTGCTCTTTACTTCTTCAATGGGAAGCATAGCTGTCACTTATATCAGGATTGCTGTGATTTGCTGGACCAAGAAAAGCAAGGAGCTGAACAACAGAGCGTTGCAGACCTGTGCAAGCCACCTGGTGGTGTATCTCATTATGCTCTGGAGTGGGTTTCTAACCATCATACTGCATCGCTTTCCAGACTATCCGTATCTGAGAAAACTGGCTTCTGTTCTATTTCATGTTGTCCCTGCTCATTTAAATCCAATTATCTACGGCTTGCAAACAAAGTCATTGAGGCAGAAAATTATGCAAATACTCTGTCGGAAAGTTACACACTCATAA
- the LOC129832555 gene encoding putative gustatory receptor clone PTE01 yields the protein MENVSFTLSYNLTLDPFSIPPGGKYPIFFLGIAIYSFGVFCNLTLLSVIVMQRNLHKPMYFILFSLPLNDLIGITAMLPKVLSDIVTETNTVFYPLCVIQGFLLHMYGGAILFILAAMAFDRYVAICQPLRYGTIMTPRNVTVIILLVWGLDLLLILLLFSLQINLPRCRSSIMNVFCDNPSLLKLTCGNTTLNNVIGLFNTALMQIISVSIQIFSYVKILITCLVTRKSDAKTKALNTCVAQLVIFFIFEVVGTFTILSHRFKNVSADLQKIMGMLIFLVSPLMNPIVYGLNASEIRISLLKVFLNKVSV from the coding sequence ATGGAGAACGTATCCTTCACCCTCAGCTATAACTTAACTCTGGACCCATTTTCTATTCCACCTGGTGGAAAGTATCCCATCTTTTTCCTGGGCATTGCTATCTATTCATTTGGCGTGTTCTGCAACCTGACCTTACTGTCCGTCATCGTCATGCAAAGGAACCTTCACAAACCCATGTATTTTATTCTCTTCAGTCTTCCTCTCAACGATCTGATAGGAATCACTGCGATGCTCCCAAAGGTGCTGTCAGACATTGTGACTGAGACAAACACGGTCTTTTACCCTCTCTGTGTTATTCAGGGGTTTTTGCTCCACATGTACGGAGGTGCGATTCTCTTTATTCTTGCGGCAATGGCCTTTGATCGTTATGTTGCCATCTGCCAGCCGTTGAGGTACGGTACTATTATGACACCCAGGAATGTGACAGTCATTATTTTACTGGTTTGGGGTCTTGACCTCCTCTTGATCCTACTGCTGTTCTCTCTGCAGATAAATCTGCCCCGGTGTAGATCCTCCATAATGAATGTGTTTTGTGATAACCCCTCCCTTCTTAAACTCACCTGTGGTAATACTACACTGAATAATGTCATAGGACTGTTTAACACAGCACTCATGCAGATTATAAGTGTATCCATTCAGATTTTTTCCTATGTGAAGATTCTGATCACTTGCTTGGTTACAAGAAAGTCTGACGCTAAGACTAAGGCTTTGAACACCTGTGTGGCACAGTTGGTCATATTCTTTATATTTGAGGTTGTGGGAACCTTCACAATTTTATCACACAGATTCAAGAATGTCTCAGCTGACTTGCAAAAGATTATGGGCATGCTCATCTTTCTAGTATCTCCACTTATGAATCCAATTGTATACGGGCTGAATGCAAGTGAAATACGAATCTCCCTACTGAAAGTATTTCTCAACAAAGTATCCGTCTGA